The Calorimonas adulescens genomic sequence GGTGGGATTCCAGTATCCAATATAGTCTTCCTTATTGTGCTGTGGACCAGTTCCTCTATAGAGGTAGCAAAGTGCTCCATCTCACAAGAATCATCCTGTTTTATGTCTCCGCCTATATATCCTTTAAGAAAATCCTGCATGGCAATGGCCTGGGTAATATCGACGTTTACACAAAGCATACCTATAAGCTGACCTGTATCATCCTTCAAAAATAATGTTGACGAACGCAACCTCCTGCCATCTTTTGTCCTGCTTGGATAATTTGCAATAAAGTTTTTTCCCATATACTCTTTTTCCTTTAATAACCTTAACCCTAGGTCAGTCATCGGGCCACCAACTGTTCGCCCGCTTATATGATTATTCCTTATCGCAACTATGGACCTCTCGGGGTCATTTACATCATGAAGTACAACCTCGCAATTACGGCCCATTATATCTGCGATAAAGTCCACCAGCGGTATAAACTCCTCAATTTTTTTCTTTACCCCCTCCATCTCTTCACCTCTTTTCCTTTAT encodes the following:
- a CDS encoding helix-turn-helix transcriptional regulator encodes the protein MEGVKKKIEEFIPLVDFIADIMGRNCEVVLHDVNDPERSIVAIRNNHISGRTVGGPMTDLGLRLLKEKEYMGKNFIANYPSRTKDGRRLRSSTLFLKDDTGQLIGMLCVNVDITQAIAMQDFLKGYIGGDIKQDDSCEMEHFATSIEELVHSTIRKTILDTGIPPERMTPDEKMAVVQNLSSKGIFMLKGAVSQVAEMLSVSENTIYRYLNKN